The Desulforegulaceae bacterium genome has a window encoding:
- a CDS encoding response regulator — protein MFSEMFLIAFGFFLIIYAFIFVFCRMNKASLDLKRYRDILDEVEDGYYEVDLEGKGTLITKPIEKIFGYSADEVIGTNYSFTMTPEGAKHLFDKYNEVFLTGVPQKGVSYEAFNKNGDLIYLETSVSLIKDNKGKITGFRGITRDISSRKKTEKALKYAKDQAEAASESKSRFLANMSHEIRTPMGGIVGMANLLKETELNDEQKKQVEVILKSSNTLVGIINDILDFSKIESGQLILRTEPVDLRSLIENIKETLMASIKEKSLYFEIDIDTAIPEIIISDELRLQQILFNIIGNAVKFTQKGGIVVLVRLSAKGKNKNINFKISDTGIGISEENIEKIFESFSQADNSISRKFGGTGLGLTITRELINLSGGFLKVESLEGKGSEFSFQLPFIEFNKNYSRQMNTKINTKVLKKDGLSFIRHWKKQNNNKIRVLIAEDNEVNLELAIRFLEKIDPEIKVAQNGAEAFELVQKNQFDIILMDVQMPVINGVEATRLIRDFERENSIRAVPIIAITAHGMAEDKSRCLEAGMSDYISKPFNAKDLIDSIAGCLEQSNLD, from the coding sequence ATGTTTTCTGAGATGTTTTTAATTGCTTTTGGTTTTTTTCTTATTATTTATGCTTTTATTTTTGTGTTTTGCAGAATGAATAAAGCTTCTTTGGATCTAAAGCGTTATAGGGATATCCTTGATGAGGTTGAGGATGGATATTATGAAGTAGATCTGGAAGGTAAAGGAACTTTAATTACCAAACCCATTGAAAAAATCTTTGGATATTCTGCTGATGAGGTGATTGGGACAAATTACAGTTTCACAATGACCCCTGAGGGAGCCAAACATCTTTTTGATAAGTATAATGAAGTGTTTCTTACAGGAGTCCCTCAAAAAGGAGTTTCCTATGAGGCTTTTAATAAAAATGGAGATTTGATTTATCTGGAAACCTCTGTTTCTTTAATAAAAGATAACAAAGGCAAAATCACAGGTTTCAGGGGGATTACCAGAGATATTTCATCAAGAAAAAAAACGGAAAAAGCCCTTAAATACGCCAAAGACCAGGCAGAGGCCGCAAGTGAGTCAAAAAGTAGGTTTTTAGCCAATATGAGTCATGAAATCAGAACTCCTATGGGCGGGATTGTTGGGATGGCAAATCTTTTAAAAGAAACAGAGCTCAATGATGAGCAAAAAAAACAAGTTGAAGTTATATTAAAATCTTCAAATACTTTGGTTGGAATTATAAATGATATTTTGGATTTTTCTAAGATTGAATCAGGGCAGCTTATTTTAAGAACAGAACCAGTTGATTTAAGGAGCCTAATTGAAAATATCAAAGAAACTCTAATGGCTTCTATAAAAGAGAAAAGTCTTTATTTTGAAATAGATATAGACACTGCAATTCCTGAAATAATCATCTCAGATGAACTCAGGCTTCAGCAAATACTTTTTAACATAATCGGCAATGCGGTCAAGTTTACCCAAAAAGGAGGGATAGTTGTTTTGGTAAGGCTTTCTGCCAAGGGGAAAAACAAAAATATCAATTTTAAAATCAGCGATACAGGTATTGGGATTTCAGAAGAAAATATTGAAAAAATATTTGAAAGTTTTTCACAGGCTGATAATTCAATATCAAGAAAATTTGGGGGAACCGGTCTTGGCCTTACTATTACAAGGGAACTGATAAATTTAAGCGGAGGTTTCTTAAAAGTTGAAAGCCTTGAGGGCAAGGGTTCGGAATTTAGTTTTCAACTTCCTTTTATTGAGTTTAACAAAAACTATTCAAGGCAGATGAATACTAAAATAAATACCAAGGTCTTAAAAAAAGACGGCCTTTCTTTTATCAGGCATTGGAAAAAACAAAACAACAATAAAATCAGGGTTTTGATTGCAGAAGATAATGAGGTCAATTTGGAGCTGGCAATAAGGTTTCTTGAAAAAATTGATCCTGAAATTAAGGTTGCTCAAAACGGGGCAGAAGCTTTTGAGCTGGTTCAAAAAAACCAGTTTGATATTATTTTGATGGATGTTCAAATGCCTGTTATCAATGGAGTTGAAGCAACAAGGTTGATCAGGGACTTTGAAAGGGAAAATTCTATAAGGGCTGTTCCTATAATAGCAATTACAGCCCATGGAATGGCAGAAGATAAAAGTAGATGCCTTGAAGCAGGAATGAGTGACTATATCTCAAAGCCTTTTAATGCAAAGGATTTGATAGATTCTATTGCTGGATGCCTTGAACAATCAAATCTAGACTAA
- a CDS encoding YcaO-like family protein: MINYKIKLENTSLSIGYFAPIPDEITNLDQGLSYIIENKFDSFMRNYLISLFLKLDKESQKNFLKTISLSTKPEIKSFESEILFLQNKLTSEENKFSSHSPLIYLKTLNNENLKEHNFFSFWMRKNTEEHLFVNEICPDFIPDEDKIFFNFSIDEIKNNFDKKENSTKNKNFDFFENVLSKFNSLGISSGNEMRHFNCLSPHGILRKWYMKTKVKTKKADFTFQGIQTSYGKGLELENARISCLMEMSERKASFVSVENMKIKDKKNHSDLVKMSLSQGLSKGLNILDPNSLRLEAPYMDDPLYWIKAKELTSPGNEEEIYIPAQISFLFLNLDEPDLFSSLDSTGLASGDSEERAKLAGILEAVERDSEFISPFDPDFCFKLKSRTSEINNLLNFYKSRGIDFFFQSIESETGIPCFRAFVYGNDGAIHKGCSADLNSKKALLDALFEVPYPISNNPPSKKITYPLKEVFFEDLPDYSTGEIKTDLEMLENYFYMNKIKIIYSELTQASLEIPVFKTIIPGFELNGDFDNYHRVSKRQFNKFKKIFKIK; the protein is encoded by the coding sequence ATGATTAATTACAAAATAAAACTAGAAAACACTTCTTTATCAATAGGTTATTTTGCTCCTATCCCTGATGAGATAACTAATCTTGACCAAGGCCTTTCATATATTATTGAAAACAAATTTGATTCTTTTATGAGAAACTACCTTATTTCTCTTTTTTTAAAGCTTGATAAAGAAAGTCAAAAAAACTTCCTTAAAACAATTTCTCTATCCACAAAACCGGAAATAAAATCTTTTGAATCAGAAATTTTGTTCCTTCAAAATAAATTAACTTCGGAAGAAAACAAGTTTTCATCCCACTCCCCTCTTATTTACCTTAAAACTCTTAATAATGAGAATCTAAAAGAACATAATTTTTTTTCATTTTGGATGAGGAAAAATACCGAGGAACATCTTTTTGTTAATGAAATTTGCCCTGATTTTATTCCTGATGAAGATAAAATTTTCTTTAATTTTTCAATTGATGAAATAAAAAACAACTTTGACAAAAAAGAAAACTCAACAAAAAATAAAAACTTTGATTTTTTTGAAAATGTTCTTTCAAAATTCAATTCTCTTGGAATTTCCAGTGGCAATGAAATGCGACATTTCAATTGCCTTTCTCCCCATGGAATACTTAGAAAATGGTATATGAAAACTAAGGTAAAAACCAAAAAAGCAGATTTTACTTTCCAAGGAATTCAAACCAGCTATGGGAAAGGCTTAGAGCTTGAGAACGCAAGAATCTCATGCCTGATGGAAATGAGTGAAAGAAAGGCATCTTTTGTTTCAGTTGAAAACATGAAAATAAAGGACAAAAAGAATCATTCAGACCTTGTCAAAATGAGCTTATCCCAGGGCCTTTCAAAAGGATTAAATATTCTTGACCCAAACTCTTTGAGACTTGAGGCTCCATACATGGATGATCCTCTTTATTGGATAAAAGCAAAAGAATTGACAAGTCCTGGCAATGAAGAAGAAATTTACATCCCGGCCCAAATTTCATTCTTATTTTTAAATCTTGATGAACCAGACCTTTTTTCATCCCTGGATTCAACCGGACTTGCTTCAGGGGACAGTGAGGAAAGGGCAAAACTGGCTGGAATACTTGAAGCAGTTGAAAGAGACAGTGAGTTTATTTCTCCATTTGACCCTGATTTTTGCTTTAAACTTAAATCAAGAACAAGTGAAATAAATAATTTGTTGAACTTTTATAAATCCAGAGGAATTGACTTCTTTTTTCAATCCATTGAAAGTGAAACCGGAATACCCTGCTTTAGAGCTTTTGTTTACGGAAATGACGGTGCAATTCACAAAGGCTGCAGTGCAGATCTAAATTCAAAAAAAGCCTTGCTTGATGCCTTGTTTGAAGTCCCTTACCCTATTTCAAACAATCCTCCTTCAAAAAAAATCACTTATCCTCTAAAAGAAGTGTTTTTTGAAGATCTTCCAGATTATTCAACAGGTGAAATAAAAACAGACCTTGAAATGCTTGAAAATTATTTTTATATGAACAAAATTAAAATAATTTATTCAGAACTTACCCAGGCATCCCTTGAAATCCCTGTGTTTAAAACAATTATTCCAGGTTTTGAACTTAATGGAGACTTTGATAATTATCACAGGGTAAGCAAAAGACAATTTAATAAATTTAAAAAAATTTTTAAAATAAAATAA
- a CDS encoding DUF4405 domain-containing protein, translating into MKLSRIKFFTSSALYLTFSTLFFTGFFLYAVIPSGNCYHTFFLGLARYEWKNIHSFFGAASLLLICLHVFLNLSVVKSMIKKELAGKPILTVILALGFIPLTIISLIVRWIV; encoded by the coding sequence ATGAAACTATCCCGAATTAAATTTTTTACAAGCTCAGCTTTGTATCTTACTTTTTCAACCCTTTTTTTTACAGGTTTTTTTCTTTATGCCGTTATTCCGTCAGGAAACTGTTACCACACTTTTTTCCTTGGATTAGCAAGATATGAATGGAAGAATATTCATTCCTTTTTTGGTGCAGCTTCTTTACTTTTAATATGCTTACATGTTTTTTTAAACCTAAGTGTGGTTAAGTCAATGATAAAAAAAGAGTTGGCTGGTAAGCCCATACTTACAGTAATTTTGGCCTTGGGATTTATTCCCCTCACAATTATTTCTCTTATTGTAAGATGGATCGTTTAA
- a CDS encoding RsbRD N-terminal domain-containing protein, with the protein MTNLEKHMESIHSKIALKWFDAVLASYPNDKNKFLARKNDLFMNPVGVNIRESIKLLLKEILKTSPDYDKVQELIDPIMRIGAVQEFGPGKAVAFLFSLKEILRQEFKDDLSNFYSELDEFSKKIDMTALIGFQVYMKSREKIFELKARHVKERTLNILKAKNILAEVEEVGTEIIPHEVFKKGGFEQQ; encoded by the coding sequence ATGACCAATTTAGAAAAACATATGGAATCAATCCATTCAAAAATTGCATTAAAGTGGTTTGATGCAGTGTTAGCTTCATATCCAAACGACAAAAACAAATTTCTTGCTAGGAAGAACGATCTTTTTATGAACCCTGTTGGAGTTAATATAAGGGAGTCAATAAAACTTCTTCTTAAAGAAATTTTAAAAACATCCCCGGATTATGACAAGGTTCAGGAGTTGATCGACCCTATAATGAGAATAGGTGCAGTTCAGGAATTTGGTCCAGGGAAAGCAGTTGCCTTTTTATTTTCCTTAAAAGAGATTTTAAGGCAGGAATTTAAAGATGATTTAAGTAATTTTTATTCTGAACTTGACGAGTTTTCCAAAAAAATAGATATGACTGCCTTAATCGGGTTTCAAGTTTATATGAAATCCAGGGAAAAAATATTTGAGCTGAAAGCAAGGCATGTTAAAGAAAGAACATTAAATATATTAAAAGCAAAAAACATTTTGGCTGAAGTTGAAGAAGTAGGCACAGAAATAATCCCCCATGAGGTGTTTAAAAAAGGTGGTTTTGAACAGCAGTAG